One segment of Rosa chinensis cultivar Old Blush chromosome 6, RchiOBHm-V2, whole genome shotgun sequence DNA contains the following:
- the LOC112172436 gene encoding hydroxyproline O-arabinosyltransferase 1 — protein sequence MGCGNFFFTILVTFSVALITYNIIISANSPLQQDLPGPSRSSSSSSISVDPIIKMPTDRSRGKSANSKRLFHTAVTASDSVYNTWQTRIMYYWFKKFQNEPGSEMGGFTRILHSGKPDKYMDEIPTFVAQPLPAGMDRGYIVLNRPWAFVQWLQQANIKEDYILMSEPDHIIVKPIPNLARDGLGSAFPFFYIEPKKYETILRKYYPEDKGPITNIDPIGNSPVIVGKEALKKIAPTWMNVSLAMKKDPETDKSFGWVLEMYAYATASALHGVGNILYKDFMLQPPWDTEIGKKFIIHYTYGCDYNMKGELTYGKIGEWRFDKRSYDNAAPPKNLPLPPPGVPESVVTLVKMVNEATANIPNWGS from the exons ATGGGCTGCGGGAACTTCTTCTTCACCATTCTGGTGACCTTCTCCGTAGCTCTAATCACATACAACATAATCATCTCGGCCAACTCTCCACTCCAGCAAGACCTCCCCGGCCCCTCACGGTCGTCGTCTTCTTCCTCGATTTCCGTGGACCCCATCATCAAGATGCCGACGGACCGCTCGCGAGGGAAATCGGCCAACTCCAAGCGACTGTTCCACACGGCGGTTACGGCCTCGGATTCTGTGTACAACACGTGGCAGACTCGGATCATGTACTACTGGTTCAAGAAGTTTCAGAACGAACCGGGTTCGGAAATGGGCGGGTTCACTAGGATCTTGCATTCCGGTAAGCCTGATAAGTATATGGATGAGATCCCCACCTTCGTTGCTCAGCCTTTGCCTGCTGGAATGGATCGG GGGTATATAGTTCTCAATAGGCCATGGGCATTTGTACAATGGCTTCAGCAAGCGAACATCAAAGAAGA TTATATACTGATGTCTGAGCCAGATCATATAATCGTCAAGCCCATACCGAACTTGGCAAGAGATGGGCTTGGAAGTGCATTTCCTTTCTTTTACATTGAACCTAAGAAGTATGAGACAATACTCCGGAAATACTACCCTGAGGACAAGGGACCAATAACTAACATTGATCCAATTGGAAACTCTCCCGTCATTGTTGGGAAG GAAGCTCTTAAGAAGATTGCCCCCACCTGGATGAATGTTTCTTTGGCAATGAAAAAGGATCCTGAAACAGACAAATCTTTTGGCTGGGTGCTTGAAAT GTATGCTTATGCAACGGCATCCGCTCTTCATGGTGTTGGTAATATCTTGTACAAGGACTTCATGCTTCAG CCACCATGGGATACAGAAATTGGCAAGAAGTTCATAATTCATTACACTTATGGATGTGACTATAACATGAAG GGTGAATTAACGTATGGAAAGATTGGAGAATGGAGATTTGACAAAAGATCTTATGATAATGCTGCACCACCTAAAAATCTTCCTTTACCTCCACCTGGAGTCCCAGAAAGTGTG GTGACTCTGGTTAAAATGGTGAATGAAGCCACAGCAAACATTCCAAATTGGGGGTCATAA